CGAACACCTGCACCAGGTTGGCGCGCACGGCGGCCAGGGGCGGCACGTCGCTCGCGTATTCGCGCTGCACGCTGACGCGGGCCTGGGACACGACGTGCTCGCAGAAGCCCACGGCCATGTCCACGACGGCGTTGAGCGACACGCGCTCCGGCCGGTCCTGCGCGGGCCGCGCGTAGCTCACCAGGTCGCGGGTGAAGCGCAGGATGCGGTGGCTGCTCTCCAAAATCTTCTTCAGCTTCTCCTGGTCCGCGGGGTTCGCGCCCGGCGTCATCCGCGAGCGCTGCAACAGCGCGTCCGCGTAGGTGGCCACCGCCGTCATCGGGTTGTTGATTTCATGCACCACGCTGGCCGCGAGCTGCCCGATGGAGGCCAGCTTCTCCGCGTGGATGATGCGCTTCTCCAGCTCCTTCACCACCGTGACGTCCTGGCCAATGGCGATGACGCCCTCCACCTCGCCCGGCTGGGTCTGCATGGAGGAGGTGGCGAAGGACACGCGCACCTCGCCGCCGTCGCGGGTGAGCAGGCGCGTCTCGAAGTTGTTCACGGACTCGCCACGCATGGCCGCCGCCAGCACGGGCACCAGCCGCAGCTGCTCGCTGTCCGCCACCAGCGAGGACAAGTCCCTTCCCAGCACCTGCTCCTTGGTGAGGCCGGTGAGCGCGCTCAGCGCCTGGTTGAAGACCACCACCTGCTTGTCCCGGTTCACCACCAGGATGAGGGCGTTGGCCTTCTCCAACAGCTCCTCCAGGTACTTGCGCACGAACGTCAGCTCGTCGATGAGCTTCGCGTTCTTCACCGCCACGGCGACCTGGCTGGCCAGCTGGAGCAGCACGCGCTCGTCGTGCGCGGGGTCCGCGTCCAGCCCTTCCGGGTACTCCATGTTGATGGCGCCGAAGAGCTGGCTGCTCGCGACCAATGGGGCGCTCACCGCGCGGGTGCTGCCGTGGAAGAGCAGCGGCACCTCTTCGGAGATGGTCACCCGCCCCTGGGGCAGCGCCGTCTGCGTGAGGTTGGTCTTCTCCACCGAGCGCTGGAAGAGGACCAGCGGCTCGTGCGCGCCCTCCTTGAGGCGGCCTTCGGCGTAGAGCGACGTGAGGCCGCCGGTGCGCGCGTCCACGATGCGGATGCAGAAGGCACGGCCGGGGAAGAGCTCCTTCACGCCGCGCGCCACCGCGGCCACCAGCTCCTCCTCGCCGCCGGCCTCCGCCACGCTGCGGCCCAGGTCCAGGAGCACGCCTTCCGTGCGCGCCTGCTCCAGCAGGGCCCGCTCCGCCACCACCAGCCGGCCGCTGATGACCTCCGTGTCCACGCGGGCGCGCACCGCCACGGTGTCCGAGCGGCGCGACAGGGTGAGCACCAGCGAGGTGCCACTCTGGAGCACGAGGTCGATTTCGTGGGACTGCCCGTCCTCCGGGGCCACGGCATTCGCCAGGGCTTCGGCCACCACGTCCACGCTGATGTCGTGCTCGGCGCAGAAGCGGCGCATGGCCGGGTTCACGG
This DNA window, taken from Corallococcus coralloides DSM 2259, encodes the following:
- a CDS encoding ATP-binding protein; translation: MKSEVRAVRPSGNLAPDAFQAFFDALDEPAAVCDVSLRIAAVNPAMRRFCAEHDISVDVVAEALANAVAPEDGQSHEIDLVLQSGTSLVLTLSRRSDTVAVRARVDTEVISGRLVVAERALLEQARTEGVLLDLGRSVAEAGGEEELVAAVARGVKELFPGRAFCIRIVDARTGGLTSLYAEGRLKEGAHEPLVLFQRSVEKTNLTQTALPQGRVTISEEVPLLFHGSTRAVSAPLVASSQLFGAINMEYPEGLDADPAHDERVLLQLASQVAVAVKNAKLIDELTFVRKYLEELLEKANALILVVNRDKQVVVFNQALSALTGLTKEQVLGRDLSSLVADSEQLRLVPVLAAAMRGESVNNFETRLLTRDGGEVRVSFATSSMQTQPGEVEGVIAIGQDVTVVKELEKRIIHAEKLASIGQLAASVVHEINNPMTAVATYADALLQRSRMTPGANPADQEKLKKILESSHRILRFTRDLVSYARPAQDRPERVSLNAVVDMAVGFCEHVVSQARVSVQREYASDVPPLAAVRANLVQVFVNLITNACHAMPPGGQVYLTTLQEGTEAVVRVRDTGTGIEQRNLSRIFEPFFTTKPEGRGTGLGLSICQGIVENHGGRLTVESTLGQGTTFTVRLPLATD